In the genome of Candidatus Nitrospira nitrosa, one region contains:
- a CDS encoding transposase, protein MATACIPQVTFEFHDKLNPVVARFDQAQASTDGGVVLLKALDDRLGVTDQLAACLIDSRDPDKIRHSMRDLLRQRIFGLACGYEDANDAARLADDPLHKLAVGRDPVIGAALASQPTLSRFEHAMSPRALYRASRTLAATVISHHRARLQGRAQRITIDLDPTDDPTHGQQELTFFNGHYDAWCYLPLVATLTFNRPLA, encoded by the coding sequence ATGGCGACAGCGTGTATACCCCAAGTCACGTTTGAATTCCATGACAAACTGAACCCGGTGGTGGCGCGGTTTGATCAAGCGCAGGCCAGCACCGATGGCGGGGTTGTGTTGCTCAAGGCGCTGGATGATCGCCTTGGGGTGACCGACCAATTAGCCGCGTGCCTGATCGACAGCCGAGACCCAGACAAGATCCGACACTCGATGCGCGACCTGCTGCGGCAACGGATCTTTGGCCTGGCCTGTGGGTACGAAGACGCCAACGACGCGGCCCGGCTGGCAGACGATCCGCTACACAAACTGGCGGTGGGCCGGGATCCGGTGATCGGAGCGGCCTTGGCCTCGCAGCCGACGCTGTCCCGCTTTGAGCACGCGATGTCGCCGCGGGCACTGTATCGGGCAAGCCGCACCCTGGCGGCCACCGTCATCTCGCATCATCGGGCACGCCTGCAGGGTCGGGCACAACGCATCACGATCGACCTGGACCCGACCGACGATCCCACCCATGGGCAACAAGAACTCACCTTCTTCAACGGGCACTATGACGCCTGGTGCTATCTGCCGTTGGTGGCCACGCTGACGTTCAATAGACCTCTTGCATAA